Part of the Mauremys reevesii isolate NIE-2019 linkage group 4, ASM1616193v1, whole genome shotgun sequence genome is shown below.
TAAATCTTACATGTTATAGTGTttgattttattaaaatgaaCACTAGTAACCAATGCCCAAAATGTAGGTTTTAGTATTGCCACTATTTAAAAACAAGGTTTAGTATtcaatttaaatgttttaattccATTTAACAAGTATAATTGAAAACAAATTTTTGTTTGGCTTTAAGCATTCACCTACATTTTTTGTAATCTAAGCATTGCATCATTGCGCATGAGAACCAGGAAGCGAAACTGACTAGCAATGCACATTAAAAGAAAatctagttttatttttattgtacaaAAAGTGAAATACAAAAAGTAAGCACAGAATGGGGAAATATTTCTAACATTTTTGAGTTTTAatgctatttattattttaaggaTATGACTTTATGCTCTCCCTTTAAACTCTATATTAAAAGGTTATAAAGGCAGTAATATGACTTCATTTATAAGCCACATAATGTAGGGATTCACAAAATTTAAATGAGAGATTAGCTTTGCATGTGTTTCATTTAAACTTTTGCTGTTCATAATTTGTGAGTGGGTGAGGAAGCATTAATGACAATACTTTGTTCTCAGAGCCTGATAATTATGGTGAACTCTTTTTACTCCCATTCTATATTTGGGGAAATTGAAGCATATAGAGgccaagtgattttttttcctctccaagcTTAGAGGAGGCTAGTGGCAGAATTAGGAACAAAAGAGAGGTCTTCTAGTTCCCCGTAGTAATCACAAGACACAGTTTCCCTCACAGTTTATGTGACTATAAGAAGCTGAATTTTGGATTTTTATTCACAAATTTTTGATATTGGGAACTCAAGAAAAAATTAAACTTTGAATGAAGGCTCCCATATTTCTCCTTTTCTTCCGTTATGTCAAAACAGGGAAATATATAATTGACCACTGCACATTTTTACCTTTTTCTCCTCTACCAACACAGATACCAAATTCATTTTTTCATGAAAGGAAAGATGTTTTAAGAAATAACATTTGTGAAATGCACATATAAAATCTTACATTACAATTTCAACCTTACTTGCAGAAATTCAAACATGATCTATTTAGTGCATcctaccactcccctcccccaccaattaCTTCCTTATTTCATAGGGTCAACAAATTTTATATTATGTTCCAATTCCTGAGCAAATTTCGTTTTAACCATAGTATGGATCAGGTGCTGCTcccttcaaaaataaaaaactatTTCAGTTCTCAAAAGAAGATATTCTAATTACATGCAAGAAGTACCATATTTATAATCTTTGTATCATATATATAGGTATATCTGCTGTGATCCAAAAGACCATATGTTATGTTAAATATTGGGAATTAAGGGGAAAAAGTAATGAGGAGAAAATGCTTGGGACATTGAACTTTGAGTTGTTGCAGAGGAGGTTTGCTGTTTCACTTGCTATTTCACTACTCAATTACATTTGTGTTTTCTGTAAACATAACAGCTCATCCAGCCAACATTaccaatcccctcccccccccccgaatataGAGAATGATAGGCCGAACATTTTGAAACAGATAGTGTTATCTTTAGAGTGGGaagaataatgaaaaaaaatccatagacattttaacaaaataaattttTTTGAATTAGTCATTCAGCTCAAGATTAGAATTTTATTCAGCACTGAATTCAGAATTTATTTATTCAttagtttttaaaaactaaactCCTTCTGAAGTCTGTATGAGATACAGGAAAAGCAAGCTATTGTTCTATTACAGTTTAATTGCTTGAAACTCTATATGCACAAAGGCAAACATGTGAAAGCTACAGCATCACCCTTTACTCCTTTCTGTGTAGACACTTGCAAACATTGGTCTCTGGCTTATTAAGATCATAAATATCTGTGTGCCAATCTTTCATTGTTCAGCTTCTTAAGAAAAGCCCTTATGACAATGTTGTATGAAGGTACTGGGTACACATTACTTCAACCTTTCTAGTAATTGTAATCATGTGTTAACTTGTCAATTTCTGAAGCTCAGACATCAACTGAACTGAAAATATGGAGACACTCATGATAGTGTTGTTTCTGCCTGCTGTCATTCCTGTTGAATTTCAGGCTTCTTGTCAATTTCATACTGGTGCTGAGTGCAGTGATGCTGCCATGTAGTGAGAAACTGACAAAGAGCAGTATGCTATCAGCTACACAAAACAAAACGGGACAGGTTCAACAGCAAAGTGAAGCCTCTCCCTTTAGGTATGAATTTTACATTATGTTCTTGGTAGGATGTTTTGGAGTCCACCAGCTGTCCTAGTCAAAGTCACATCAATTTTGATTTCAGAGGAACTCATGCAAGATGCTGGCACTAGACAtaggtaaggtgaccagatgtcccatttttataaggacagtgccgatttttggagctttttcttacataggcacctattaccccccatccctgtcccgatttttcacacttgctgtatggtcaccctagacaCAGGTGACACAGAAGGCATGAAAGCAGGTCTTAAAGTAGGTGCAGTTTTCACAATCTTGGGTTAGTGTAAGGGCCAAATTTGAAGTTTGCAGGAGGCCCCACATGACCTTAAACTGGCCTTGCCCATTCATGCTTTTTTGACTGTGGGCTGTTTATGGGTTCCTTGAAGGGAGTGGTATTAAGGAGCTGATGTGAAGGAAAACTGAAGAAAGCTGATGAAAGGAGTATTGGACCTGCAGCCACCTTCAATTAGAGCACCATGTGGTGAAGGAGAGCTGATCCTCATCTGCATAGCAGGGTGGATAAACTGTAGGTGATGGGATTATATTTTCTTCAGTAACTTCATTTCTCCATAAGAAAAGCTTCTGTTTATTCACTCTGTATCTCTTTATCTTAACATGCGATGTTATCAAGAGCACGGACAACTGAATTCTACTTTCCCATTGAAAACTGGGTGGATGATCCAAATGGCTTCTACTAACAGGGTGGGCTGTCAGAGTCTCTGTGGTGGTGGCTGTGAGCAGCATCTTCAGATGTATAGTTACAATGGGGGAAATCTTTTGCAGGAGGAACAAGGAAGGCCCCCTACGCAACTACAGGGCAAGGTCTTTCTATGTATTTTACGGTATCAGGCTAGCATCCCTTTCTTTATGGCAGGGAAGGCACTTAATATAAACCCTTTGTCTCAGGCAGTTTATTCTGAAAACAGGCACTTCTGAGCTGAGGAAAGGCCACGAGAACTGCTGGGCCCCTTGCACTGCAATCTTAAGGCCTAATTTGATATGGTACTTAACATCCTTGCATGGAAAAGGAGCGCTTGAAGCACCATTCAGAACATATTCCTTACCTCTCAAGATCTGGCAGGAAGGGCATAGTatctgttttgggttttttattacGAACAAAATTATTTAGCCACCTTAAAAATTTGGAAATGCATATAAGTCAGGTTCCCACAGCAATCACCTCAAGTACATATTTCAAGGCAAATTTTTTAAAGCACCTGCAGTCATACAAAATACCATATATGGATAGTGGACTGAGCTATGGCTACTGAAGGAATTGCAACTTTGAATTTCTTGATTTTTGTGAATTAAagaataatattttgcactttggAAGAAGCACTTCATTCAGGGAGCACAAACTTCCTTATAAGCATTACAAGAATAAGCTTCACAACACTCCTTCGAGGTAGGTACTGCAAGTCCGTAGTAATATTCCTATTTGGTAGATGTGGGAGGCAAAGAGAATTTCACACTTGAGTGACTAAATATGACTGTGATTTAAGTATCTACAAATCAGCGGCTAAGGCCAGAATTTTCATAAGATACTAATGATTTTGGATGCCTAACTTGATAAAAGATAAGGATTCTCAAAGGGCAGgtaatcagcattttctgaaatatCAAAACCTTTACATTGCCTCAGATTGAGAATCCAAAAATTAAGGACCCAAAATCATAAGTGTTTTCTGAAAGTCTTGGTCTGTGTCTCTAAATGTGAATCTAAGCTCCTAAATGAATGATGGAGTATCCTAACTCCTGTTCTAACAATTAAACAGCATTCCCTTCTTTTTTATTTAAGCTCTCAGTTTTAATGttgcattttatatatattattttgattTCATTTAGTTTTAGTCCTCCCGTTGTAAAAGTTCATGTTCGACTTTGTCTGCTACCAAGTTCATTTTGCAATCCCGAAGGGCTTTTATTAAATCAGCAACCTTCGCTTCCTTTCCCTTCCATTTCTGCCACTCTCGAAGTGACTGCATCAATTGTTCTTGCAAGTTATAAGGATTGGCTGTTAGAATTCTGTCAATTTTTGTATCAGAAATTCCTAATCTTCGAACTAGCATTTTCCAGTTCTTCCCAACGTTGTCACATATAACTTCAAAAGCTACATTCTGCTGACCTGAAAAATAAAATGGCAAAATCCAGTTTATGCCAAATGAGTGATTTACAAAGAGACATTTACAATGTGCATTTCTCTATTAATTCTTACTGTATAGGTTTGTCCATGTATATATTAAGGACCTCATTGTCGCAGTAAAGCCACTGGATGTGCTGAGGGCAGTGTAGAAACACCTCAGACCTGATGGAGTTTTCAGAGGCCTTGTGTCACACAATGACAAAACTTCTCCATGAGTGCCAGGGTAGCGCAGCTCCCCTATCCAAAAAGCTGGTTGCAGCATGTACTCCCTCACCCTCCTGCATGTGGCCAGTGCAGAAGCTAGTGTGTGAAATTCCATGCAGCAGTCTAGAGCCAGAAATAGTGCTAGTTTGAAAGTCCTTGTTAAGGGTGAGTGAGATTCGAATAATGCACAGTCCAGGTACTGGTCTTTTGCAGAGGGGCAAATTTCACCACAAAACTATTTCTGACTATTTGAAAcattattcacttttttttttttttaaagagcgaGGCAGACCTCTGCTCCAAAGTGTTCCTGTGCAATAGTGTTAGGGGTTAGATTGAAAGATTTCCACATCTACtctactaaaaaaacaaaaacaaaaaaacatttcagTGTTTGCCACGGTCTTagtttgcaaaataaaaataagatgaGTCCACTTACATTTTTCTTTCTCATCTAGATGGTTGACAACATCGCCTTGTCCACCTTCTATGAACTCCTGTAGTTGCATTATCAGATCTTCTCTTTTAATGGTTTTGATCATGAGTTGGAGAAAATCTACCTTCTCTCTTTCAATCTCCCGCTGTTCAAGGAGGATGGTGAAGAGATCACTGCCAGTTTTGACAGACTCAAGCTTCCTTTTGCCAATTTTGCTCAGGCACAGAAATTTAAGGGCAGAGAGCTCATTGTCAGATAAGCTCATGGAAAATGAATGCAGGAGAGACAAAAATGGGTCCATTTTGGTAAGCCCTGTGAAAGAAtatcaagaaaaaaaatgctttgtGTGTAAGAAAACATACAGGAAGTCTCACAAGTTCTTTGCTTTCTACATGCCTAAGAAACACCTTTTATTTGAAGATAAaactttcttttattaaatagacacgttcttaaaaacaaaaataaaagctcTTTGGGATGATTACCTCCCTGGAAGGCAATTAACATTAGCTATTTCTCTACAAACATTTCTTACTTTCACTTTCACAATGCACTGTCGTTATCAGTAACTAAAATCTTACACTTTCCAAAGTTTGGAACAAACTTCAATATACTTTCTCTTGGAAATCGAATTGTTATTATGAACAATATGTAAAGATATGTTTCATTTCAGAGGAGCTGCTACTTACTTCCTGGTTTAATCTATGTTGCCCTGAAAGCCTAGCTCCGATGAAGAAAAACTTCACTGTGCTGAAGGCAGCTTTCCTTTTACACAGAGATCTGCCTGTCGCCGGAAATCACATGAATGAGTGATGCAAACACTTCAGCCTCAGGGAGTGCTCTATTTTccagagaacagtagatggcaaTATGATACAACTATCTATCCtaccatatacacacacataccatGTACACAATACTactggataaatacattaaaatctgTAGTCTAAAGATCAACAGAAGACCTGTCCAAAATGGTCCTAAATTATGAAAAAGCAAAGCAATTCAACTGTATGTTAAGTAAAACATCACAGTTAAGGtttgtgtatatatgtaaatCAAATCCTTCCCCTTAAGAATTGTAACATCAAGAGTAAAAACTGATgttcaaaaatacaaaaaatagaaaagaatgTGAAAATATTTGGAAGTTTTACTCTGAATTATTATGGTAGCTGCATAAAGGTTTATTTCATACTAAAAAAGTGGGACAAATTTATGCCTGGTGTAATTTTCTTTGTCAGTGGATTTACACTAAGAATTAAgttagcattttttttaactaatccaATACTAAGCCCTAATCATAAAAGAATCGCAAGCCTATTTTCACACCTTTCTCAGTTCTCCGTACCTAAATTGAGCTTGAACTATGACATCATGTTTAAACCGGCCCCCTGGAAGTGTACTTGGATTTTTCAGTGTAGAGGTAGATAAATTAGGATGGGGCAATTATGGAGTAAGTGAGGGTGCTCACTGCTAAGTACATTGTGCCTATTCCATATACTGTAGTTTCCTGCAGAGATTAGTGTTTAGGATATTAACAGCACAGAAAAGTAGGTGACCAAGTTCAGAATACATATGAGGACAGGTTAAACCTTATTTACCATATAAACCATTGTGAGGACTGCATAAAGTTAACAGAGTCATTTTATGTTCTGTTATACAAAATGTATGTGTTTGGTGCAAACATTCAGTTCACCTCCTGCTGCAGGAAAAAGCAGGTCTAGCTGCTTGACTGGTTATCTGTGCATAGTTTCCtgcaattttaaaacatttgcGAATGGTAAGAGTTTAAATAAGCCAGGGGTTCTAAGCCCCCCTTTGCTGAAGGATTTTATGGCATCTGGTCAAGTTTAGCATTTACATAGTGCTTTACAATCTATCAATCAGCACATAAATCTGAAATGCCTACTTATTTTCTCTTTTCAAGAGGGGAATGAATCACAGCAGTTAAGTGGTAAAGTGAGTTGATAAAGGCCACAAAGGGACCCAGTGTCACAGCCAGAGTCAGACCATAGGAGTCCTTTATTCCTTGTCCCTTATGCTATTAAGATGTTTCCCCTAGTGGCCAAAAGTCAATGGCTGCTCAATGGAGGAGTCAACTCAGCTGCAGGAgtagcagcagctgcctgagttATACTGCCCCATCCACAGCAATGAATTGATATCAGGTTCTTCTAAAAGCTGAGGGACCTATTATCATGAATTTCACTGACCTCAAAAGTAAAGCCTAGAATTATGAATACCTCATGATTATTAAGAAAATCAGACAAAATTTCAAACCCAGCAATCAATTAATATTTTCAAGCCTATTTTTATACAGAGAAAGCTTTTAGTTTTAAGAAAAGCTCCCAGCATAAGTTTAGCCCTGATATTGCTAAGCTCTGGGGAACTTGCGATTATGGGCTTTTCAGGGACCAACCCCTGGACTTTTCTCATGACTTGTAACCCAACCTGAACTTCTCCCCTGtactctggtgtgtgtgtgtaggaggggGAGCTCTCTCACTCTCTTCCCCAGACCACacacattattaattatttccaGCACAGCCTTCAGtttactaggcactgtacatacacagaaggtacagtccctgccccaaagagttttcaATCTCACCTACATAAACTCAGCGGTTATTGTCTGTGTCTCCCATATCTCCATCCTCACACCCCAGTTTTAAGGAGGCCAAAAGCCATTTTCTACACCTTAGCTTTCTGGCAAAAATAGTAAAAAATCCCAAAAGAACCAACCACCCCCAAACAAATATTCCCTTTAAATTTTATCATCCCTGTGGTACATGTGAAACCTTCTCTGACCCTACCTCCAACTAATCACAAAAATCAGGATTAATACT
Proteins encoded:
- the FADD gene encoding FAS-associated death domain protein, with the translated sequence MDPFLSLLHSFSMSLSDNELSALKFLCLSKIGKRKLESVKTGSDLFTILLEQREIEREKVDFLQLMIKTIKREDLIMQLQEFIEGGQGDVVNHLDEKEKCQQNVAFEVICDNVGKNWKMLVRRLGISDTKIDRILTANPYNLQEQLMQSLREWQKWKGKEAKVADLIKALRDCKMNLVADKVEHELLQRED